In Persicimonas caeni, a single window of DNA contains:
- the hpf gene encoding ribosome hibernation-promoting factor, HPF/YfiA family, translating to MKIPLELAFHNIDSSPAIEQRVRERVDRLERYFKDITSCRVSIEAPHKSQYNTHHYEVHIDITVPGNEIVVSHDPKPELNDHDDVYVAIRDAFNTAERRLKTYAGKLRESRKVEGRTEPPRGVIAKLFPEDGYGFLESPDGREIYFHQNAVVNQDFEELEIGVNVMFAEEMGDKGPQASTVRVV from the coding sequence ATGAAAATTCCTTTGGAGCTCGCCTTTCATAATATCGACTCGTCTCCGGCTATCGAGCAGCGCGTTCGCGAGCGTGTCGATCGGTTGGAGCGCTACTTCAAGGACATCACCTCTTGCCGAGTCTCCATCGAAGCACCGCACAAGAGTCAGTACAACACCCATCATTATGAGGTGCACATCGACATCACCGTGCCGGGCAACGAGATCGTGGTCTCCCACGATCCCAAGCCCGAGCTCAACGACCACGACGATGTCTACGTGGCCATTCGCGACGCGTTCAACACCGCCGAGCGTCGGCTGAAGACCTACGCCGGCAAGCTTCGCGAGTCGCGCAAGGTCGAAGGACGCACCGAGCCGCCTCGTGGCGTGATCGCCAAACTGTTCCCCGAGGACGGCTACGGCTTTTTGGAGTCGCCCGACGGCCGCGAGATCTATTTTCACCAAAACGCGGTGGTGAACCAGGACTTCGAAGAGCTCGAGATCGGCGTGAACGTGATGTTCGCCGAGGAGATGGGCGACAAAGGCCCGCAGGCTAGCACCGTGCGGGTCGTCTGA
- a CDS encoding PQQ-dependent sugar dehydrogenase: MNTKCRIALIAALTLTACETPNDQQPADNGEAQTNNAQADNNENNDNTPPPKNPDLDEFPKLAQIELPEGFQIRMYAPDVPNARSLELSPNGTLFVGNRSGDKVYAVIDKDNDYRADEVKVIAEGMRSPNGVALHEGDLYVAEISKVWRFKDIEQNLDDPPEPELVSDAFPTDGSHGWKFIKFGPDGKLYVPVGAPCNICKPDYSKYANIQRMDPDGSNLELVAKGVRNTVGFDWHPQTNDLWFTDNGRDMMGDNRPPDELNHVTEKGQHFGYPFCHGGDIPDPEYGDEASCDEFVAPAQKLGPHVAALGMRFYTGDMFPAEYKNQIFIAEHGSWNRSSKIGYRVMMVRLDDEGNATSYEPFATGWLQGESSWGRPVDVELMDDGSMLVSDDASGTVYRIVYVGT, from the coding sequence ATGAACACAAAGTGCAGAATCGCGCTCATCGCCGCACTCACCCTCACCGCCTGCGAGACGCCCAACGACCAACAACCCGCCGACAATGGCGAAGCGCAAACCAACAACGCCCAGGCCGACAACAACGAAAACAACGACAACACCCCGCCCCCCAAAAACCCCGACCTCGACGAGTTCCCCAAGCTCGCTCAGATCGAGCTCCCCGAAGGCTTCCAGATCCGGATGTACGCCCCCGACGTGCCCAACGCGCGCTCGCTGGAGCTGTCGCCCAACGGGACGCTCTTCGTGGGAAACCGGAGCGGCGACAAAGTCTACGCGGTGATCGACAAGGACAACGACTACCGGGCCGACGAGGTGAAGGTGATCGCCGAGGGGATGCGCAGCCCCAACGGGGTCGCGCTGCACGAAGGGGATCTTTATGTCGCTGAAATCTCGAAGGTTTGGCGCTTCAAGGACATCGAGCAGAACCTGGACGACCCGCCCGAGCCCGAGCTCGTCTCCGATGCGTTTCCCACCGATGGCTCGCACGGCTGGAAGTTCATCAAGTTCGGGCCCGACGGGAAGCTGTACGTGCCGGTGGGCGCTCCCTGCAATATCTGCAAGCCCGACTACTCGAAGTACGCCAATATCCAGCGCATGGACCCCGACGGGTCGAACCTGGAGCTCGTCGCCAAGGGCGTGCGCAACACGGTCGGCTTCGACTGGCACCCGCAGACGAACGACCTGTGGTTCACCGACAACGGGCGCGACATGATGGGCGACAACCGCCCGCCCGACGAGCTCAACCACGTGACCGAGAAGGGGCAGCATTTCGGCTACCCGTTTTGTCACGGCGGTGACATCCCCGACCCGGAGTATGGCGACGAGGCGAGCTGCGACGAGTTCGTCGCCCCCGCCCAGAAGCTTGGCCCCCACGTGGCCGCGCTGGGCATGCGCTTTTATACCGGCGACATGTTCCCCGCCGAGTACAAGAACCAGATCTTCATCGCCGAGCACGGCTCGTGGAACCGAAGCTCGAAGATCGGCTACCGCGTCATGATGGTGCGCCTCGACGACGAGGGCAACGCCACGAGCTACGAGCCTTTCGCCACCGGCTGGCTGCAGGGCGAGTCGTCTTGGGGCCGCCCGGTCGACGTCGAGCTGATGGACGACGGCTCGATGCTCGTCTCCGACGACGCCAGCGGGACCGTCTACCGCATCGTCTACGTGGGAACATGA
- a CDS encoding sigma-54-dependent Fis family transcriptional regulator — translation MADNRHLLLLSLGELITQEISAAQLVERIVDLVVKLLEADRGTIYLLDEGHGELVSVAAHLPEIDELRVPLSEGVAGHVASTGEVVNLPSARHDARFWEAIDQRTGYQTESMLAAPLWDARRRLIGVVQLLNSKRGRFSEADAATLADVAEQAAALIEQTTLRHELGWASTLVEGSEELADEAPQLVLGESFNRIVGQGPAMRGVLRDVQRVAPTDATVLLRGESGTGKSLIARALHYNSPRRDGPFVAVDCTTLPETLIENELFGHEKGAYTGADATKRGRVELADGGTLFLDEIGDLSPVLQAKLLNLLQEKTFRRVGGNDLLRADIRILAATNRDLEASVEEGHFREDLYYRLRVVQIEMPPLRQRGRQDLMQLVDHFVEAAAKRHGRRVDRITEEAMAMLLGYGWPGNVRELENCLESAVIFSDGEISPSTLPLPQQGRTRKIRALGSQTDAPPDRFVDEPSLAELEARYIAWLLGEYDGNRSACARVLGIGRNTLLRKIREYGLE, via the coding sequence ATGGCCGATAACCGACATCTACTGCTCCTTTCGCTGGGCGAACTCATCACCCAGGAGATCAGCGCCGCGCAGCTCGTCGAGCGCATCGTCGACCTCGTGGTGAAGCTGCTCGAGGCCGATCGCGGCACGATTTATCTGCTCGACGAAGGTCACGGCGAGCTGGTCAGCGTGGCGGCGCACCTGCCCGAGATCGACGAGCTTCGCGTGCCACTTAGCGAGGGCGTCGCCGGCCACGTCGCCTCGACCGGAGAGGTCGTCAATCTGCCCTCGGCGCGCCACGATGCGCGTTTCTGGGAAGCGATCGACCAGCGCACCGGCTACCAGACCGAGAGCATGCTCGCCGCGCCGCTGTGGGACGCGCGCCGGCGGCTCATCGGCGTGGTGCAGCTTTTGAACAGCAAGCGCGGCCGTTTTAGCGAGGCCGACGCCGCCACACTGGCCGACGTCGCCGAACAGGCCGCCGCGCTCATCGAGCAGACCACCCTTCGCCACGAGCTCGGCTGGGCGTCGACGCTCGTCGAGGGGAGCGAGGAGCTCGCCGACGAGGCGCCGCAGCTTGTGCTCGGCGAGAGCTTCAACCGCATCGTCGGCCAGGGCCCGGCGATGCGCGGCGTGCTGCGCGACGTGCAGCGCGTGGCCCCCACCGACGCGACAGTGCTCCTGCGCGGCGAGTCGGGCACCGGAAAGAGCCTCATCGCCCGCGCGCTCCACTACAATTCGCCCCGGCGCGACGGCCCCTTCGTGGCGGTCGACTGCACCACGCTCCCCGAAACGCTGATCGAAAACGAGCTCTTCGGCCACGAGAAGGGCGCCTACACCGGCGCCGACGCCACCAAACGCGGCCGCGTCGAGCTCGCCGACGGCGGCACGCTCTTCTTGGACGAAATCGGCGACCTGTCGCCGGTGCTACAGGCCAAACTGCTCAACCTGTTGCAAGAGAAGACCTTTCGCCGCGTGGGTGGCAACGACTTGCTGCGCGCCGACATCCGCATCCTGGCGGCGACCAACCGCGATCTCGAGGCCTCGGTTGAAGAAGGGCACTTTCGTGAGGACCTCTATTACCGGCTTCGCGTCGTCCAGATCGAGATGCCCCCGTTGCGACAGCGCGGCCGCCAAGACCTTATGCAGCTCGTCGACCACTTCGTCGAGGCTGCCGCCAAGCGTCACGGACGCCGGGTCGACCGCATCACAGAAGAGGCGATGGCCATGCTTCTCGGCTACGGATGGCCCGGCAACGTGCGCGAACTCGAGAATTGCCTGGAGTCAGCGGTCATCTTCTCGGACGGCGAGATCTCACCGTCGACGCTGCCGCTCCCCCAGCAGGGCCGAACCCGCAAGATCCGGGCGCTCGGCAGTCAAACGGACGCCCCGCCGGATCGATTCGTCGACGAGCCGTCGCTCGCCGAGCTCGAGGCGCGCTACATCGCTTGGTTGCTCGGCGAGTACGACGGCAACCGGTCGGCTTGTGCGCGGGTGCTCGGGATCGGGCGCAACACGTTATTGCGCAAGATTCGGGAGTACGGGTTGGAGTGA
- a CDS encoding MBL fold metallo-hydrolase: MATWRISWLDLDHPSSNTAYRLDHEDGSLVFTGDVEIRQGCRERLVEFAAEADVLVMDAQYTNAEYPSRRGFGHSTPEDAVSVAADAGVARLFLTHHDPTHDDLMLAQMLAHARQFAGGKVQVDNARDGLEVEVGCGRPSKAARVR; encoded by the coding sequence ATCGCAACCTGGCGCATCTCGTGGCTCGACCTCGACCACCCGTCGTCGAACACCGCCTACCGCCTCGACCACGAAGATGGCTCGCTCGTCTTCACCGGCGACGTCGAGATTCGACAGGGGTGCCGCGAGCGCCTCGTCGAGTTCGCCGCCGAGGCCGACGTGCTCGTGATGGACGCGCAGTACACCAACGCCGAGTACCCCAGCAGGCGAGGCTTCGGCCACTCGACTCCTGAAGACGCCGTGTCGGTCGCCGCCGACGCCGGGGTCGCGCGTCTCTTTTTGACCCACCACGACCCGACCCACGACGACCTGATGCTCGCTCAGATGCTCGCCCACGCGCGCCAGTTCGCCGGCGGAAAGGTGCAGGTCGACAACGCCCGCGACGGCCTCGAAGTCGAGGTGGGCTGCGGTCGACCGTCCAAAGCTGCTCGTGTACGGTAG
- the glpX gene encoding class II fructose-bisphosphatase, with amino-acid sequence MDRNLALELVRVTEAAAIASARTMGQGDAHHSDHQAVSAMRAAFDAIPIDGTVVIGEGERDEAPMLYIGEEVGRQGENDPKMDIALDPLEGTDLCACGRPGAIAVIAMAPHGNMLLAPDIYMDKIAVGPAGRGVIDIDKTPSENLKALAEAKGVMLEELTAIMLDRSRHEELMKEVRETGTRIRLIPDGDVHAAIATCQEDTGIDILFGIGGAPEGVLAAAALQCVGGDMQARLIFRNEQEMERARKVMGEDSDIHRKLTIDDLAHGELMFAATGVTTGEMLKGVRFYSGGAETHSIVMRSKSGTIRTIEAQHHFERKPHYTPEGLHEKMAEKEKNVTLGESVAAKLE; translated from the coding sequence ATGGACCGGAACTTGGCGCTGGAACTTGTGCGTGTAACGGAGGCGGCGGCGATCGCGTCGGCTCGGACGATGGGTCAGGGCGACGCCCACCACAGCGATCACCAGGCGGTGAGCGCGATGCGCGCGGCCTTCGACGCCATTCCCATCGACGGCACGGTCGTCATTGGTGAGGGCGAGCGCGACGAGGCGCCCATGCTCTACATCGGCGAAGAGGTGGGCCGTCAGGGCGAAAACGACCCCAAGATGGACATTGCGCTCGACCCGCTCGAGGGCACCGACCTGTGCGCCTGCGGCCGCCCCGGCGCCATCGCCGTCATCGCGATGGCTCCCCACGGCAACATGCTGCTCGCCCCGGACATCTACATGGACAAGATCGCGGTCGGCCCGGCAGGCCGCGGCGTCATCGACATCGACAAGACGCCGTCCGAAAACCTCAAGGCGCTGGCCGAAGCCAAAGGGGTGATGCTCGAGGAGCTCACCGCGATCATGCTCGATCGTTCACGCCACGAGGAGCTGATGAAAGAGGTGCGCGAGACGGGCACCCGCATCCGGCTCATCCCCGACGGCGACGTCCACGCGGCCATCGCCACCTGTCAGGAAGACACCGGCATCGACATCCTGTTTGGCATCGGCGGCGCCCCCGAGGGCGTGCTCGCAGCCGCTGCGCTGCAGTGCGTGGGCGGCGACATGCAGGCTCGCCTGATCTTCCGCAACGAGCAGGAGATGGAGCGCGCCCGCAAGGTCATGGGCGAAGACTCCGACATCCACCGCAAACTGACCATCGACGACCTCGCCCACGGCGAACTGATGTTCGCGGCCACCGGCGTGACCACCGGCGAGATGCTCAAGGGCGTGCGCTTCTATTCGGGCGGCGCCGAGACCCACTCGATCGTCATGCGCTCCAAGTCGGGCACCATCCGCACCATCGAAGCCCAGCACCACTTCGAGCGCAAGCCGCACTACACCCCCGAAGGCCTGCACGAGAAGATGGCCGAGAAGGAAAAGAACGTCACCCTCGGTGAGTCGGTGGCGGCCAAGCTCGAGTAG
- a CDS encoding glucose 1-dehydrogenase, with amino-acid sequence MSRLDGKIAIVTGGSRGIGKAVAAAFAREGAKVVVSSRKQETLDEVAEEINAEYPDSVFASACHVGDADQIDELIDWVEAEVGLPNVLVNNAATNPYFGPMVEAEDWAWEKTFEVNARGYFRMCQRVARRLLAANQPGSLINMTSVMGMQAAPFQGIYGMTKAAVISMTETLAVELGAGNIRVNAIAPGLVDTKFASVLVENEELRKPFTERAALGRYAQPEEIAPMAVFLASDESSYVTGQTFPVDGGYTTG; translated from the coding sequence ATGAGTCGTCTGGATGGAAAAATCGCCATTGTCACCGGTGGTAGCCGGGGCATCGGCAAGGCCGTCGCCGCGGCGTTTGCCCGCGAGGGTGCCAAGGTCGTCGTCTCGTCGCGCAAGCAAGAGACGCTCGACGAGGTGGCCGAGGAGATCAACGCCGAGTACCCCGACTCGGTCTTTGCCAGCGCGTGTCACGTGGGCGACGCCGACCAGATCGACGAGCTGATCGACTGGGTCGAGGCCGAGGTCGGCTTGCCGAACGTGTTGGTCAACAACGCGGCGACCAACCCGTACTTCGGCCCGATGGTCGAGGCCGAGGATTGGGCGTGGGAGAAAACCTTCGAGGTCAACGCCCGCGGTTACTTTCGCATGTGCCAGCGCGTCGCCCGCCGGCTCTTGGCGGCCAATCAGCCCGGCTCGCTCATCAACATGACCAGCGTCATGGGCATGCAGGCCGCGCCTTTTCAGGGCATCTACGGCATGACCAAGGCCGCCGTCATCTCGATGACCGAGACGCTGGCCGTCGAGCTCGGCGCCGGCAATATCCGGGTCAATGCCATCGCCCCGGGCTTGGTCGACACCAAATTCGCCTCGGTGCTCGTCGAGAACGAGGAACTTCGCAAGCCGTTCACCGAGCGCGCCGCGCTGGGTCGCTACGCCCAACCCGAAGAAATCGCCCCCATGGCCGTCTTCCTGGCCTCCGACGAGTCGAGCTACGTCACCGGCCAGACCTTCCCCGTCGACGGGGGCTATACGACCGGCTGA
- a CDS encoding P-loop NTPase family protein, with product MPRPALDLGKFGNVVRAASLLDGQAQRAGEQVAQWVPEELAGRIVELCGGRASSALTMAMGLVYRVQRQGEPAAWVSAGDATFFPPDAALGGIDLEALPVVRVRDAHQAARAADKLARSGAFGLVVLDLGEGASVPTPLMRRLQKWAEAHDTALLCLTHRPAEAPSLSSLVSLRGVAGRERTGEDRFSCRIEVTRDKRRGAGWSFEEVCCGPPGLR from the coding sequence ATGCCTCGACCCGCCCTCGATCTCGGAAAATTTGGCAACGTGGTGCGCGCGGCGAGCCTGCTCGACGGGCAGGCTCAGCGTGCCGGTGAGCAGGTCGCCCAGTGGGTGCCCGAGGAGCTCGCCGGGCGCATCGTCGAGCTGTGCGGCGGTCGGGCGAGCTCGGCGCTGACGATGGCGATGGGTCTGGTCTACCGGGTGCAGCGCCAGGGCGAGCCGGCGGCGTGGGTGTCGGCGGGGGACGCGACGTTTTTTCCGCCCGACGCCGCGCTGGGCGGGATCGATCTGGAGGCGTTGCCGGTGGTCCGGGTGCGCGACGCCCATCAGGCGGCGCGCGCGGCCGACAAGCTCGCTCGGTCGGGGGCGTTCGGGTTGGTCGTGCTCGACCTCGGCGAGGGCGCGTCGGTGCCCACGCCGTTGATGCGCCGGCTGCAGAAGTGGGCCGAGGCGCACGATACGGCGCTTTTGTGCCTGACCCATCGACCGGCCGAGGCGCCGTCGCTCTCCTCGCTCGTGTCACTTCGCGGGGTCGCCGGGCGTGAGCGCACCGGCGAGGATCGGTTTTCGTGTCGTATCGAGGTCACGCGCGACAAGCGGCGCGGGGCGGGTTGGAGCTTCGAGGAGGTGTGCTGTGGACCGCCTGGCCTGCGTTAA
- a CDS encoding Y-family DNA polymerase translates to MDRLACVNVIDLPLQLLLRRNPGWQERPVVVVDRDQPNGLVQWTNKYARCSRILPGMRYAQALSLKHDLHAGTVTDEEIAESVDEIARLLLDYTPVVEAAHGQPGIFWLGARGLDRLFRSFERWAKTVAEELLDKEGFYTTVVVGFSRFGTWAIARAKRGGMLVLDEADEQDRLVRRVPLEALHVDPNFRDQLRKLGIGRVGELLELPPEGVRRRFGKEALLLYRRARGDLEMPLTPYKPEDDPEEHLSLGAPETVSTKLVFWIKRYLHPLLSELERRQDKLTRLEVVFIYERAGHDKFDVRPAEPTTDEGQILDLLRLRLDALELRGGVVEIDLCAHTAQAQTEQLEVFVAKKKRDLGAANRALARLRAELGDEAVVRARLADGHLPEASYRWEPIDRLDEAQPDDIELRPLVRRIRRRPEPLSHSRLGLDLDRQRDRQRDRQDDSIELAGPFVVSGGWWAGGVHRDYHFAQTPDGEIVWVYWDEKRQRWYRHGGFE, encoded by the coding sequence GTGGACCGCCTGGCCTGCGTTAACGTCATCGATCTGCCCCTGCAGCTCCTATTGCGGCGAAACCCGGGCTGGCAAGAGCGCCCGGTGGTCGTCGTCGACCGCGATCAGCCCAACGGGCTCGTGCAGTGGACGAACAAATACGCGCGCTGCTCGCGCATCCTGCCGGGGATGCGCTACGCGCAGGCGCTGTCGCTCAAGCACGATCTGCACGCGGGCACCGTCACCGACGAGGAGATCGCCGAGAGCGTCGACGAGATCGCGCGCCTGCTGCTCGACTATACCCCGGTGGTCGAGGCCGCCCACGGCCAGCCGGGCATCTTCTGGCTCGGGGCGCGTGGCCTCGACCGCCTGTTTCGCTCCTTCGAGCGTTGGGCGAAGACGGTCGCCGAGGAGTTGCTCGACAAGGAGGGCTTCTACACGACCGTGGTCGTCGGCTTTAGCCGTTTTGGCACCTGGGCGATCGCGCGGGCCAAGCGCGGCGGCATGCTCGTGCTCGACGAGGCCGACGAGCAAGACCGGCTGGTGCGACGCGTGCCGCTCGAGGCGCTGCACGTCGATCCCAACTTCCGGGATCAACTGCGCAAGCTCGGCATCGGGCGCGTGGGCGAGCTCTTGGAGCTTCCGCCTGAGGGCGTGCGCCGGCGCTTCGGCAAGGAGGCGCTGTTGCTGTACCGGCGCGCCCGCGGCGATCTCGAGATGCCGCTGACGCCCTACAAGCCCGAGGACGACCCCGAAGAGCACCTGTCGCTGGGCGCCCCGGAGACGGTGTCGACGAAGCTCGTCTTCTGGATCAAGCGCTACCTGCACCCGCTGTTGAGCGAGCTCGAGCGACGCCAAGACAAGCTGACGCGCCTGGAGGTCGTCTTCATCTACGAGCGCGCGGGCCACGACAAGTTCGACGTGCGCCCCGCCGAGCCGACGACCGACGAGGGCCAGATCCTCGATCTGCTGCGCCTTCGCCTCGACGCGCTCGAGCTGCGCGGGGGGGTCGTCGAGATCGACCTGTGCGCCCACACCGCCCAAGCCCAGACCGAGCAGCTCGAGGTGTTCGTCGCCAAGAAAAAGCGCGACCTCGGCGCCGCCAACCGCGCCCTGGCCCGGCTGCGCGCCGAGCTCGGCGACGAAGCCGTGGTGCGCGCCCGCCTCGCCGACGGCCACCTGCCCGAGGCGAGCTACCGATGGGAGCCCATCGACCGCCTCGACGAGGCGCAGCCCGACGATATCGAGCTTCGCCCGCTGGTACGCCGCATCCGACGCCGCCCCGAGCCGCTCTCGCACAGCCGCCTCGGCCTCGACCTCGACCGGCAGCGCGACCGGCAGCGCGACCGGCAAGACGACTCCATCGAACTCGCCGGCCCCTTCGTCGTCTCCGGCGGCTGGTGGGCCGGCGGGGTCCACCGCGACTACCACTTCGCCCAGACGCCCGACGGCGAGATCGTGTGGGTCTACTGGGACGAAAAACGACAACGTTGGTATCGCCATGGTGGCTTCGAATAA
- a CDS encoding error-prone DNA polymerase: MYVPVWCKSNFSFLEGASHPFEYVEACYEHGLEAMALTDRDGVYGVVQAHMEARKHDIQLLVGAEVTVAAHALALDERSTVVLIAQTRAGYANLCRLLTKGRLRCEKGDSVVTWQEVCEHADDLLCLWGGERSLLVGEESPEDVADGLREAFSDRLYAICARHRRAEEAETEARLLERAGRWEIPVVAAQEVLYHTVDRRPLQDILTCIRHGVTLHEAGRRLKPNAEHALEAPHAFRKLFKNRPEFIAHTREIADRCSFSMAQLRYRYPSERLPLGMTSAEWLRRLTYQGAMGRYRGHIPRKVRDQLEKELEIIEDLEYCGYFLTMKDIVDFCRKSDILCQGRGSAANSAVCYCLGITAVDPVRMKLLFERFISRERNEPPDIDLDIEHERREEVIQHVYDKYGRDHAAMVANVIRYRAKSAVRDVGKALGLPATSLDRLAKILSRADAPTDEVLKQAGLDPSSRAHELLMHYAHEILEFPRHLSIHPGGFLLGHEPVHDLVPIENGSMDERTVVQWDKYAVEDLGLFKVDLLGLGALTHLHKTFDLIERHRGVELSMATIPPDDEATYDMICEADTVGVFQIESRAQMNMLPRLRPREYYDLVVEISLVRPGPITGEMVHPYLNRRVGKEPVTYPHPSLEPVLERTLGVPLFQEQVMQLAVVAADYTPGEADQLRRDMGMWRKNGRMERHRERMRARMLEKGISEEFAERIFLQIQGFASYGFPESHAASFALISYATSYLRCHYLDEFTCALLNSQPMGFYRPATIVEDAKRHGVEIRPVDVLWSGWNCTLEKKQKSETAKEQKSNFAVRVGFRFLKGLREDEWEKLERARSERAFRSVEDLVRRTGLREQTLEKLAEAGALEPLEPDRRKALWKVKGLARTPQLALDLREKEETPDFDELADFESISWDYRTTQHSTRGHPLAHLREHLDGMGLPDAQTVRAMPHGRFVNYAGLVICRQRPSTASGTIFMTLEDETGFLNVIIWPSVYENFQLIAKTQDFLGISGQLQSEEGVVHLVAETLWRPRLERTPKGPKSRDFH; the protein is encoded by the coding sequence ATGTACGTTCCCGTTTGGTGCAAATCGAATTTCTCGTTCCTCGAAGGCGCAAGCCACCCCTTCGAGTATGTCGAGGCGTGTTACGAGCACGGGCTCGAGGCGATGGCGTTGACCGACCGCGACGGAGTCTACGGGGTGGTGCAGGCGCATATGGAGGCCCGCAAGCACGATATCCAGCTGCTCGTCGGTGCGGAGGTGACCGTGGCGGCGCACGCGTTGGCGCTCGATGAGCGCTCCACGGTGGTGCTCATTGCGCAGACGCGGGCGGGGTATGCGAACCTGTGTCGGCTGCTGACCAAGGGTCGGCTTCGCTGTGAGAAGGGCGACTCGGTGGTGACGTGGCAGGAGGTCTGCGAGCACGCAGACGATCTGTTGTGCCTGTGGGGTGGGGAGCGATCGCTTCTGGTCGGCGAGGAGTCGCCCGAGGACGTCGCCGACGGGCTTCGTGAGGCGTTCTCGGACCGGTTATATGCGATCTGCGCGCGGCACCGGCGTGCCGAGGAGGCCGAGACGGAGGCGCGGCTGCTCGAGCGGGCGGGCCGGTGGGAGATCCCGGTCGTCGCCGCCCAGGAGGTGCTCTACCACACCGTCGATCGCCGCCCGCTCCAGGATATTCTGACCTGCATTCGCCACGGCGTGACGCTGCACGAGGCCGGCCGGCGCCTCAAGCCCAACGCCGAGCACGCGCTCGAGGCGCCCCACGCGTTTCGAAAGCTGTTCAAGAACCGGCCCGAGTTCATCGCCCACACCCGCGAGATCGCCGATCGCTGCTCCTTTTCGATGGCCCAGCTTCGCTACCGGTATCCGTCCGAGAGGCTGCCGCTGGGGATGACGTCGGCCGAATGGCTTCGGCGGCTGACGTACCAGGGCGCGATGGGTCGCTACCGCGGCCATATCCCCCGGAAGGTGCGCGACCAGCTCGAGAAGGAGCTCGAGATCATCGAGGACCTCGAGTATTGCGGCTACTTTCTGACGATGAAGGATATCGTCGACTTTTGCCGCAAGAGCGACATCCTGTGCCAGGGGCGCGGCTCGGCGGCAAACTCGGCGGTGTGCTATTGCCTGGGGATCACCGCCGTCGACCCGGTGCGCATGAAGCTTTTGTTCGAGCGGTTCATCTCGCGGGAGCGAAACGAGCCGCCCGACATCGACCTCGACATCGAGCACGAGCGCCGCGAGGAGGTCATCCAGCACGTCTACGACAAGTACGGCCGCGATCACGCCGCCATGGTCGCCAACGTGATTCGCTATCGGGCGAAGTCGGCGGTGCGCGACGTCGGCAAGGCGCTGGGGCTGCCCGCCACGTCGCTCGACCGGCTGGCCAAGATCTTGTCGCGCGCCGACGCGCCCACCGACGAGGTGTTAAAGCAGGCCGGCCTCGACCCGAGCTCGCGGGCCCACGAGCTCTTGATGCACTACGCCCACGAGATTCTGGAGTTTCCCAGACACCTGTCGATCCACCCGGGCGGGTTTCTTTTGGGCCACGAGCCGGTCCACGATCTGGTGCCCATCGAGAACGGCTCGATGGACGAGCGCACCGTCGTGCAGTGGGACAAGTACGCGGTCGAAGATCTGGGGCTCTTCAAGGTCGACCTGCTCGGCCTGGGCGCGCTGACGCACCTGCACAAGACCTTCGACTTGATCGAGCGCCACCGCGGCGTGGAGCTGTCGATGGCGACCATCCCGCCCGACGACGAGGCCACCTACGACATGATCTGCGAGGCCGACACCGTCGGCGTCTTCCAGATCGAGAGCCGCGCGCAGATGAATATGCTGCCCCGGCTTCGGCCGCGCGAGTACTACGATCTGGTCGTCGAGATCAGCCTCGTGCGCCCCGGCCCGATCACCGGCGAGATGGTCCACCCCTACCTCAACCGGCGCGTGGGCAAGGAGCCGGTGACCTACCCGCACCCGTCGCTCGAACCGGTGCTCGAGCGCACCCTCGGCGTGCCGCTCTTCCAGGAGCAGGTCATGCAACTGGCCGTCGTCGCCGCCGACTACACCCCCGGCGAGGCCGACCAACTGCGCCGCGACATGGGCATGTGGCGCAAGAACGGGCGCATGGAGCGCCACCGCGAGCGCATGCGGGCTCGCATGCTCGAGAAGGGCATCTCCGAGGAGTTCGCCGAGCGGATCTTCTTGCAGATCCAGGGCTTTGCCTCCTACGGCTTCCCCGAGAGCCACGCGGCGAGCTTCGCGCTGATCAGCTACGCGACCTCGTATCTGCGGTGTCACTATCTCGACGAGTTCACCTGCGCGCTGCTCAACTCGCAGCCGATGGGGTTTTACCGGCCGGCGACGATCGTCGAGGACGCCAAGCGCCACGGGGTCGAGATTCGGCCGGTCGATGTGTTGTGGAGTGGGTGGAACTGCACGTTGGAAAAGAAACAAAAGAGCGAAACAGCAAAAGAGCAAAAGAGTAATTTTGCGGTGCGCGTGGGGTTTCGGTTTCTCAAGGGGCTGCGCGAGGACGAGTGGGAGAAGCTCGAGCGGGCGCGCAGCGAGCGGGCGTTTCGAAGCGTGGAGGACCTGGTGCGACGGACGGGCCTGCGTGAGCAGACGCTCGAAAAACTCGCCGAGGCCGGCGCGCTCGAGCCGCTGGAGCCCGACCGGCGCAAGGCGTTGTGGAAGGTCAAAGGCCTGGCGCGCACCCCGCAGCTCGCGCTCGACCTGCGCGAAAAGGAAGAGACGCCCGATTTCGACGAGCTCGCCGACTTCGAGTCGATCTCGTGGGACTACCGCACCACCCAGCACAGCACCCGCGGCCACCCGCTGGCCCACCTGCGCGAGCACCTCGACGGCATGGGCCTGCCCGACGCCCAGACCGTGCGCGCCATGCCGCACGGCCGGTTCGTGAACTACGCCGGGCTGGTCATCTGCCGCCAGCGCCCGTCGACCGCGTCGGGTACGATCTTCATGACCCTCGAAGACGAGACGGGCTTTTTGAACGTGATCATCTGGCCGAGCGTCTACGAAAATTTCCAGCTCATCGCCAAGACCCAGGACTTTCTGGGCATCAGCGGTCAACTGCAGTCCGAAGAGGGCGTCGTCCACCTGGTCGCCGAGACGCTGTGGCGCCCGCGCCTCGAGCGCACGCCGAAAGGCCCCAAGAGCCGCGACTTCCACTAA